The genomic segment AGTGTGTGGAGTCGTCACTTGAATTGAACGACTAGCTTATACGTGTACTTTCATCTTTAACCAAAAAAGAGAATGTACGATCGATGTGTGACAAAAGTTCACCTATTTTCGGTAGGAGGCGTTGGCTGTTATTTGGAAGCAAAAACACTAACGAGCTTTTATTACTTCAATTTTAGACTATAAGTTCTTTCTTGCTTAGGTCATGTTCCTCTAAAGCTGTCATTGACTGTGCCTGAGTTGAAAACATTTTCGCTAATTCTAACAAGGAGCATCTTAAAAGTGCAAAAACTCGACTGACCTCTTGCCCCTAGAGCGATCGCTCCTCACAGTGCTCGAGATCCACTACCACGAACTTTGCCATCATTGCAGTATGTGGAAGTCCAAGGGTTCTGCTAGTTACTATTTTTACTCCATCCACTCCGTGACTGCGGGTGTTGTACGAGATAATAATTTTCCTTTAGAAATAACATAGCGAGGAAAAGAGCGACAGCGAATAGCATCATAACGATCGCTAGCCTCTAAAACTATCAGTGAAGCTTTTTTGCCAACTTCTATCCCATACTCACTTTCTAAGTGGAGTGTTTTTGCTCCATTTACAGTAACCATATCGTAACAAGCATTAATTTCAGGCGCTCCTGTCATTTGACAAACATGTACCCCCATGTGAGCCACATCCAACATACTACCCGTACCCAAGCTGTACCAAGGGTCTTGAACGCAATCATGTCCAAAACTGACGTTAAGCTTTTGCTGCCAAAGTTCTTTCACTCTGGTGACTCCTCTCCGTTTTGGATAGGTATCAGTTCGACCTTGGAGTGTAATATTAATGAGGGGGTTGGCAATAAAGTTTATTTGGGCTTGTTGGAGAAAACCCATTAATTTGAAAGCATAGGCATTGTTGTAAGAACCAAAAGCTGTTGTATGGCTGGCGGTAACTCGCGCACCTATGCCTGTGCGAATGGCACAAGCAGCAACAACTTCTAAAAATCTCGATTGGTCATCATCAATTTCATCACAGTGAATGTCAATCAAGCGATCGTACTGCTGCGCTAACTCAAATATACGATTTACCGATCGCACTCCGTCTTCTCGCGTGAGTTCATAATGAGGTATTCCACCAACAGCATCAGCACCCATTTTTAAAGCCTCTTCCAAAAGGGCTTCGTTTTCTGGTTTGGAATAAATGCCATCTTGGGGAAATGCCACTACCTGTAGAGTCATCCAATCTTTGACTTCCTCTCTGACTTCTAAAAGCGCTTGTAGGGCAATCAGTTGTGGTTCGCTAACATCAGCATGAGTACGGACATATAAAATTCCCCGTGCTGCTTGTTGTTTGAGCATGGCAACTGCACGAGTTTTAACATCTTCTAAGGAAAGATTTTGCTTGCGTTCTCCCCAAATTTGGATACCTTCAAATAAAGTACCGCTTTCATTCCAACGCGGTTCCCCTGCAGTCAGTACTGAGTCTAAATGAATGTGGGACTCTACAAATGGAGGTGAAGTCATTTGCTCAAGAGCATCAAGTTCTACTTGCGCCGAACCGCTTAGATGAGATGCGATCGCGCTAATGTGACCGTCTTTAATCCCAATATCGACGAGTTCTTCAGCTAACCCAACTAATTTACAGCGACGCACTAATAAATCGTAAGTTTTGTTTGTCATTGGTAAGCGTGTCATTTGTTATTTACTTCGTTCCCAGGCTGAGCTTGGCAATGCCTTTACAAGAAGTTCCGCTTCCAGTATAGACTCGCTATCCAAAGCAGTGTCTTTGGATTTTTTTCTTGGCGTTTATGTTCGGTTTTTCTTATCAAGAACTTAGATAACAATGACAGTGTGGTTTTTCAATAAGTGACTCAACCAAAGCATTTAAAGCAGTCGCAGCTAACAAACCACCTCCTAATGTCCCTTCAATAGCGATCGCACCCACAGATAATTGCATCAATTGCCTTTTAGCCGCTGGAGCGTGACTAAAACCAATGGGCATACCGATGACTGAGGCAGGGTGAATTTTCTGCTTTTGTATAGCTTCACAAACAGATAAGAGTACACTGGGGGCGTAACCAACTACAATGATGCAACCATCAGACACTTGCAGTAATTTTTCTTGCCATTTCTGGTGTTGCCAAAATTCTTTCTCCGCCTCTATTGCAGAGGTCACATGAGCATTATCGATAAGTATTTCAACGTCACAACCCAAATGCACTAAGCGTGTTTTATCCAAAGCAGCAGCTACTGTTGGGATATCTACAACAATTTTACAGCCACACTTTAAGGCATCACGGCTAGACGCGATGGCTTGTTGATTCAACCTCACAAATGATGCCAAGCTAACATCTCCGCAAGCTAAAATAAGTTTAGAAATTAAGTCTTGTTCTATTTCAGATCTGTTGGACAGATCGGGGAGTAAGTGTTGTAGCGATTCTTGAAAAGCTTCCGGATGAGCATGAACCCGAGCATCTAATCCACTCCAAAGTTTTTCGAGTCCAGACAAGCCCGTCTTTGTTTCCACCTCCAGTAACTTTAGTTGTGCTAAAACCTCAGCTTGCATAATTTGGCAATTGCGATCGCGTCCCAATAGTCCCTCCAATGC from the Tolypothrix bouteillei VB521301 genome contains:
- a CDS encoding precorrin-8X methylmutase — its product is MKTSCLTIKELTDAVGGKITPRMVRHYHQLGLLPQPKRSSSNYRLYTDKDVIRLQRIVALKQQGFQLNHIRHILEVEPEMDMTASFMAQLQQQYQSVMQQISQLRQTASALEGLLGRDRNCQIMQAEVLAQLKLLEVETKTGLSGLEKLWSGLDARVHAHPEAFQESLQHLLPDLSNRSEIEQDLISKLILACGDVSLASFVRLNQQAIASSRDALKCGCKIVVDIPTVAAALDKTRLVHLGCDVEILIDNAHVTSAIEAEKEFWQHQKWQEKLLQVSDGCIIVVGYAPSVLLSVCEAIQKQKIHPASVIGMPIGFSHAPAAKRQLMQLSVGAIAIEGTLGGGLLAATALNALVESLIEKPHCHCYLSS
- the codA gene encoding cytosine deaminase, translated to MTRLPMTNKTYDLLVRRCKLVGLAEELVDIGIKDGHISAIASHLSGSAQVELDALEQMTSPPFVESHIHLDSVLTAGEPRWNESGTLFEGIQIWGERKQNLSLEDVKTRAVAMLKQQAARGILYVRTHADVSEPQLIALQALLEVREEVKDWMTLQVVAFPQDGIYSKPENEALLEEALKMGADAVGGIPHYELTREDGVRSVNRIFELAQQYDRLIDIHCDEIDDDQSRFLEVVAACAIRTGIGARVTASHTTAFGSYNNAYAFKLMGFLQQAQINFIANPLINITLQGRTDTYPKRRGVTRVKELWQQKLNVSFGHDCVQDPWYSLGTGSMLDVAHMGVHVCQMTGAPEINACYDMVTVNGAKTLHLESEYGIEVGKKASLIVLEASDRYDAIRCRSFPRYVISKGKLLSRTTPAVTEWME